The nucleotide window GGATGGTATCCCTCACCCTGCTGGGATCCCCGGGTCCACTTGAAACCAGAAGAGCTCCTGGTTCATAGTCCATAATTTCCTGGGGTGAAGTATTGTAAGGAAGCAGAACAACACCAATTTCCCTTCGGAGGAGGGCGTTGATACTGTTATTTTTTATCCCGCAGTCTAAAACAACTGCCCTGTCTTTATATTCTTCTCCCAGTATTTGGGGCTGGGTTACTGAAACTTTATCCACCAGGTCAATGTATTCAATTCCAGGCTGGTTTTGTGCCATGGCCAGGAGTTCCTCATCATCAATTTCTTCTGTGGACAGCGCACCATTAAGAGCCCCATATTTCCTGATCTTTAAGGTGAGGGAACGGGTGTCAATATTACTTATTCCTGGAATTTCATATTCCTCTAAAAAACCGGATAAACTATTTTCAGAATGACTGTGTGATGGATATGGGTTTTGTTCCTTAACTACATATCCTTCGGCTTTTATTCCATTGGACTGAAACCAT belongs to uncultured Methanobacterium sp. and includes:
- the carA gene encoding glutamine-hydrolyzing carbamoyl-phosphate synthase small subunit, whose product is WFQSNGIKAEGYVVKEQNPYPSHSHSENSLSGFLEEYEIPGISNIDTRSLTLKIRKYGALNGALSTEEIDDEELLAMAQNQPGIEYIDLVDKVSVTQPQILGEEYKDRAVVLDCGIKNNSINALLRREIGVVLLPYNTSPQEIMDYEPGALLVSSGPGDPSRVRDTIQTVQKLSERLPIFGICLGQQIISMAFGAKIYKMKFGHRGINQPVKDLKSGKVSITSQNHGFTIDHKACADLPINVTQINLNDGTVEGIEHQELPISSVQYHPEAGPGPHDTDYYFDNFVENLKKY